A region of Frederiksenia canicola DNA encodes the following proteins:
- the slmA gene encoding nucleoid occlusion factor SlmA, whose amino-acid sequence MIEPVVKMPKKSIKERRQQVLEVLIGLLNSENGMQRITTERLAAAVGVSEGALYRYFPSKTKMFEALIERIEITLISHINANKRKENTEVAVKAILQVVLEFAQKNPGVTRILTGHALMFEEDVLKARVSKFFDGLELQFVNLLQMSKLREGKAFADERALAGYLVTFCEGQFLRLVRSNFTFNQHQHFEKQWALIKPLFY is encoded by the coding sequence GTGATAGAACCTGTGGTCAAAATGCCGAAAAAATCAATAAAAGAACGTCGGCAACAAGTGCTTGAAGTCTTAATTGGTTTACTGAACTCAGAAAATGGGATGCAACGAATTACCACCGAACGCTTGGCAGCCGCTGTTGGTGTATCGGAAGGGGCGTTATACCGCTATTTCCCAAGCAAAACCAAAATGTTTGAAGCGTTGATCGAGCGAATTGAAATTACCTTAATAAGCCATATTAACGCCAATAAACGCAAAGAAAATACCGAAGTTGCCGTCAAAGCGATTTTGCAAGTGGTGCTTGAATTTGCTCAAAAAAACCCCGGAGTCACACGAATTCTTACTGGGCACGCGTTAATGTTTGAAGAAGACGTTCTCAAAGCTCGTGTGTCAAAATTTTTTGATGGTTTAGAGTTACAATTTGTGAACTTACTGCAAATGAGCAAGCTCCGTGAAGGCAAAGCCTTTGCTGACGAACGTGCATTAGCGGGTTATTTAGTCACCTTCTGCGAAGGGCAATTTCTACGTTTAGTGCGTTCTAATTTTACCTTCAATCAACATCAACATTTTGAAAAACAGTGGGCGTTAATTAAACCGCTGTTTTATTAG
- a CDS encoding YheU family protein has translation MIIPWQALEQTTLYNVLDSFILREGTDYGERELSLDEKRQRLLTQLQAEKVVIVWSELHQSLDIKEKKSFLGE, from the coding sequence ATGATCATTCCATGGCAAGCTCTCGAACAAACCACGCTTTATAATGTGCTTGATTCTTTTATTTTACGAGAAGGTACAGATTACGGTGAACGAGAGCTTTCTCTTGATGAAAAACGCCAACGGTTACTGACACAATTACAGGCAGAGAAAGTAGTAATTGTGTGGTCAGAACTTCACCAAAGTCTTGATATTAAAGAGAAAAAATCTTTCTTAGGGGAATAG
- the rfaC gene encoding lipopolysaccharide heptosyltransferase RfaC produces the protein MKVCLVKTSSMGDVIHTLPALTDAQMAIPNLHVDWVVEPAFAEIPRWHSAVRNIIPFALRKWRKRLFSKDTLQQWQAYKQQLQTEQYDAVIDAQGLLKSAALATHLAKGIKYGYDRHSAREGLSACFYDKKFAISYQQHAVERIRNLFSQSLGYNLPTAVGDYGIAKLFQELTACQPYIIAIHATTRADKHWQEQRWAALFDALTAQNLAVRLPWGNDVERQRAERLAAGNPFIQVLPKLSLTELAQQLSQAQAVVSVDTGLSHLTAALDKPNVILYGATDPKLIGAYGKNQIYLQAGSMNNIEPNQVLQALKKAI, from the coding sequence ATGAAAGTTTGTCTGGTTAAAACCTCATCAATGGGCGATGTGATCCACACCTTGCCCGCGTTAACCGATGCCCAAATGGCGATCCCAAACTTGCACGTTGATTGGGTAGTGGAACCTGCTTTTGCGGAAATTCCACGATGGCATTCAGCAGTACGAAACATCATTCCCTTTGCGTTGCGAAAATGGCGTAAGCGGTTATTTTCTAAAGACACTTTGCAGCAGTGGCAAGCCTACAAGCAGCAGCTCCAAACGGAACAGTATGATGCAGTGATTGATGCCCAAGGTTTGCTAAAAAGTGCTGCATTGGCAACCCATTTGGCAAAAGGCATCAAATACGGCTACGACAGACATTCCGCTCGTGAAGGTTTAAGTGCCTGTTTCTACGATAAAAAATTTGCAATTTCCTATCAACAGCACGCTGTGGAACGTATTCGCAACCTGTTTTCGCAATCTCTTGGGTATAATTTACCTACCGCTGTGGGCGATTACGGAATTGCAAAACTTTTTCAGGAACTGACCGCTTGTCAGCCCTATATCATTGCCATTCATGCAACAACACGAGCGGATAAACATTGGCAAGAACAACGTTGGGCAGCACTTTTTGATGCACTCACCGCACAAAACCTAGCAGTGCGTTTGCCTTGGGGAAATGACGTTGAACGCCAGCGGGCAGAAAGGCTTGCGGCAGGCAATCCATTCATTCAAGTGTTACCCAAACTGAGTTTGACAGAATTGGCTCAACAACTTAGCCAAGCTCAAGCCGTGGTTTCGGTGGATACAGGGCTAAGCCATTTGACTGCGGCATTGGATAAACCAAATGTAATTTTATATGGGGCGACCGATCCGAAATTGATTGGAGCCTATGGGAAAAATCAGATCTATCTGCAAGCAGGTTCAATGAACAACATTGAACCAAATCAGGTTTTACAGGCATTAAAAAAGGCGATTTAA
- the crp gene encoding cAMP-activated global transcriptional regulator CRP, with product MQDVSISTAQLENVSPLPSIHDPIVEWFLSHCHIHRYPAKYTLIHAGEEAESLFYIVSGAVSVFIKDDESKEMLLTNLGQGEFVGEMGLFEDKVQPRTAYVRTKGNCEIAEISYKKFKQLVHLNPDILMYLSTQLARRLRMTSRQVSNLAFLDVTGRIAQTLMNLAKLPDAMTHPEGMQIKITRQEIGQMVGCSRETVGRILKMLEDEGLITAHGKTIVVYGTR from the coding sequence ATGCAAGATGTTTCCATTTCTACGGCTCAACTTGAAAATGTGAGTCCGTTGCCATCAATCCACGATCCGATTGTTGAATGGTTTTTAAGCCACTGCCATATTCACCGTTATCCTGCTAAATACACGCTGATTCATGCAGGCGAAGAAGCTGAATCGCTGTTTTATATTGTCAGCGGTGCGGTGTCTGTCTTTATCAAAGATGATGAAAGCAAAGAAATGTTGCTAACAAATTTAGGGCAAGGCGAGTTTGTGGGTGAAATGGGCTTATTTGAAGATAAAGTTCAGCCTCGCACAGCTTATGTTCGCACTAAAGGCAACTGCGAGATTGCAGAAATTTCTTATAAGAAATTTAAACAGTTAGTGCATTTAAACCCTGATATTTTGATGTATCTTTCGACTCAATTGGCACGTCGTTTGAGAATGACCTCTCGTCAAGTGAGTAATTTAGCCTTCTTAGACGTAACCGGTCGAATCGCACAAACGTTGATGAATCTCGCTAAACTGCCTGATGCCATGACGCACCCTGAAGGAATGCAAATCAAAATTACCCGTCAAGAAATTGGGCAAATGGTGGGTTGTTCTCGTGAAACCGTTGGCAGAATTTTGAAGATGCTTGAAGATGAAGGACTCATTACTGCTCATGGTAAAACGATTGTCGTTTACGGCACACGATAA